TACCCTTCTATCACATTCAGGTTGAAAACAAGCCGGTAGCCCTCAGGTAACGCATTGATAAGCTTAAGCAGGTCTTCCTGCCCCAGGTTCGAATACACATAAGGTTCCATCCGGGGCGCAGTATCGGCATGCTCCTTTATCTCCTGGAAACTGATCTTCTTTTTCTGTATCGCCTTCAATGCCGAATTCACCACAATACGGCGCATCCAGCCTTCAAAAGAACCCTCGAACTTGAACTGGTGAATGTATTTGAACACACGGATAAACGCCTCCTGCAGCATGTCTTCGGCCTCTGCACTGTCAATAGCATAACGTATACATACGGAAAGCATTTTACCAGCGTACATCTCAAAAAGTTGTCGCTGGCAACCTGCATTCTGCTGAATACAGCCCTTGATCAGTTCGTGTTCTGTCAAAAAAGAGTACAGTTTGACCGTTTAGAAATATGGATGACCAAAGATACGGGAATGCTGCCTGAAGGGGTAAAATAGATGCCGGACGACAGTTTATGAACGATAGAACCTATCGCTCGTCTACTAAGAATAAATGGGAGCGCCCTGGGTATAGCAGGAACGATGTATTTTATTGAAGAAATTGCCGGTGAATAAAGTCTGTAACCTGTACGAGATCCTTATGTTGCTGATAAACAGCAAGTTGCTTGTCTGCACCGGTGCCTTCCTCGAGTATTTTATTAATGGTATTCAGATAAGGGCGGCTGCCCAGCTGGTCTGCCACGTCATCGGTGAAGTTGAGAAGCTCGTGAATAAGAGAACGTGTGTTCACTTCCTGCTCCTTGCCAAAATCTATCAGATCGCCATCTATGCCGTACCGGCTTGCACGCCATTTATTCTCATTGATGAGCGAACGATGGTACATATTGAAATTCAGGTTCTGGCTCCTGAGTTTATAAAGCTTGGCGCAAATGGCCTGGAAGAGAGCGGCAATGGCAATAGTCTCGTTAACGGTAAGGGGCACATCACAAATACGGAACTCTACCGTATTGAAATAGGGGTGAACCCTCAGATCCCACCAGATCTTTTTGGCGTTATCGATACAGTTCGTCTTTATAAGCAGGTTCACATAGTTTTCATAGGCTTCAATGCTTTCGAAATAATCCGGAATACCGGTGCGGGGAAATTTATCGAATACCCTGGAACGGTACGATTTATAACCCGTTAACCTGCCCTCCCAAAAAGGGGAATTCACACTCAGCGCATACACATGCGGCAGAAAATAGCGCGCCGAATTGGCAATATGGATCGCCATACGGCGGTCCTCCATTCCTACATGCACATGTAAACCAAAGATGAGATTGCTTCTTGCAGCCTCCTGTAACTCATTTACCAGTTGGCTGTAACGAACATGATCGGTGATAAGCTGGCTTTGCCAGTGACTGAACGGATGTGTACCCGCGGCGCCTACCAGGAACCCTAGCTCCCCTGCAACATCAGCTACTGTTTCACGCAAATGTGTTACATCACGATGCGCTTCCGAAATATCGCTGCATATATCGGTACCCACCTCCACAACGGCCTGGTGCATTTCGGCCTTTATCTTGTCTTTGATGAGCTTATGACCCTCAGATACGATCTGCTGTTCGTGACTGATAAGTTCATAGGTCTTCGGGTCAAGTACCATGTACTCTTCCTCTACACCAAGCGTGAAATGTTTATAGTTCAGGTTAGCCATTGATCGTATTGTTGCAGCTATTCATACCCTAAAGTAATGCTTTGAGCAGAACAAAAAAAGCCACCCCCGGAACAGGGATGGCTCTTTTTATAAGTATGTATTGAATTATTCACCTACTACTTCAAATTCAACTTCAGTAACGTTGCCATTACCAAAATCAATAGATGCTTTGTA
The sequence above is a segment of the Filimonas effusa genome. Coding sequences within it:
- a CDS encoding carboxylate-amine ligase: MANLNYKHFTLGVEEEYMVLDPKTYELISHEQQIVSEGHKLIKDKIKAEMHQAVVEVGTDICSDISEAHRDVTHLRETVADVAGELGFLVGAAGTHPFSHWQSQLITDHVRYSQLVNELQEAARSNLIFGLHVHVGMEDRRMAIHIANSARYFLPHVYALSVNSPFWEGRLTGYKSYRSRVFDKFPRTGIPDYFESIEAYENYVNLLIKTNCIDNAKKIWWDLRVHPYFNTVEFRICDVPLTVNETIAIAALFQAICAKLYKLRSQNLNFNMYHRSLINENKWRASRYGIDGDLIDFGKEQEVNTRSLIHELLNFTDDVADQLGSRPYLNTINKILEEGTGADKQLAVYQQHKDLVQVTDFIHRQFLQ
- a CDS encoding RNA polymerase sigma factor, translated to MTEHELIKGCIQQNAGCQRQLFEMYAGKMLSVCIRYAIDSAEAEDMLQEAFIRVFKYIHQFKFEGSFEGWMRRIVVNSALKAIQKKKISFQEIKEHADTAPRMEPYVYSNLGQEDLLKLINALPEGYRLVFNLNVIEGYSHDEIAELLNIQASTSRSQLVKARKMLQNQIEQLQKIAV